One window of Sardina pilchardus chromosome 2, fSarPil1.1, whole genome shotgun sequence genomic DNA carries:
- the LOC134098665 gene encoding ankyrin repeat domain-containing protein 34B, whose amino-acid sequence MAEPQDYLSDGSPLITAAQQGKLRLVRLLLEGGAQVNESNQRGETPLLAACKAMRGEQDGSSVMLKLVRFLLKHGAEPNVQDKTGRTALMYACMERAGAEVASTLIAAGADPSMEDYSGASALVYAINSQHQETLRVLLDACRAKGRDIIIIATDLSPGGGAVTRRYLNVPPSPASSPVSCMSPSDIELKTGSPGSEADGGNIFNFRAVVNKRGSRGAASSPGATGECAKHQRLRSEPWLAIHNLAHLNRAYEEGLRHSGMEEEEEEDTSDSNLSTDIAASLQQMSLFPVCSQSDLHSSQTLHGKPDTGRISMRGSMEKLPVRPGPQVRCGRRNTLPSLAPPPLLQLPPLTTLNHSSSDSYLQSQPGLHTEPRPFSSASSERLSVLDPDGVQMNSNELPSGKKPLPEHNCGGRPQARVGSFLPPLPVNRAKFSGCSVDMPLGPSMAEPQPHGQPCQWQRKFSRRHSVQLEDMGHSGSTEEYIYIL is encoded by the coding sequence ATGGCAGAGCCTCAGGACTACCTGTCGGATGGCAGTCCGCTGATCACGGCAGCCCAGCAGGGCAAACTCCGCCTGGTGAGGCTTCTGCTGGAGGGTGGCGCTCAAGTGAACGAGAGCAATCAGCGCGGCGAGACACCGCTCCTGGCGGCGTGCAAGGCCATGCGGGGGGAGCAGGACGGCTCCAGCGTCATGCTGAAGCTGGTGCGCTTTCTGCTCAAGCACGGCGCCGAGCCCAACGTGCAGGACAAGACCGGCCGCACCGCCCTCATGTACGCCTGCATGGAGCGGGCGGGGGCGGAGGTGGCCTCCACCCTGATCGCGGCGGGGGCTGACCCGAGCATGGAGGACTACTCGGGGGCCTCGGCGCTCGTCTACGCCATCAACTCCCAGCACCAGGAGACGCTGCGCGTGCTGCTGGACGCGTGCCGGGCCAAGGGCCgcgacatcatcatcatcgccacCGACCTGAGCCCAGGTGGGGGCGCTGTGACCCGCCGCTACCTGAACGTGCCCCCGTCGCCGGCCTCCTCACCGGTGTCCTGCATGTCCCCCTCGGACATCGAGCTGAAGACCGGCTCCCCTGGCTCCGAGGCCGACGGCGGGAACATCTTCAATTTCCGGGCGGTTGTGAACAAAAGGGGCAGTCGAGGAGCTGCCAGCTCCCCTGGCGCGACAGGGGAGTGTGCCAAGCACCAGCGTCTGCGGTCAGAACCCTGGCTGGCCATCCACAACCTGGCGCACCTAAACCGTGCCTACGAGGAGGGCCTAAGGCATAGCGGcatggaggaagaagaggaggaagacactAGCGACTCCAACCTCTCCACCGATATAGCAGCCTCACTGCAACAGATGAGCCTCTTTCCTGTCTGTAGTCAATCAGACCTACATTCTTCTCAGACACTTCATGGTAAACCTGACACTGGGAGGATATCTATGAGGGGCAGCATGGAGAAGCTTCCAGTCAGGCCAGGACCACAGGTGCGTTGTGGCCGCCGCAACACTCTGCCCTCGCTGGCCCCACCTCCCCTGCTCCAGTTGCCACCGCTGACGACGTTGAACCACTCCAGCTCAGACTCTTACCTTCAGAGCCAGCCTGGTCTGCACACGGAACCCAGACCTTTCTCCTCGGCCAGCTCTGAAAGGTTATCAGTGCTAGATCCTGACGGTGTTCAGATGAACTCAAATGAACTTCCTTCTGGTAAGAAACCGCTACCGGAGCATAATTGTGGAGGGAGGCCACAGGCACGTGTGGGCAGTTTCCTGCCTCCGCTGCCCGTTAACCGTGCCAAATTTTCTGGGTGCAGCGTGGATATGCCACTGGGCCCCAGCATGGCAGAGCCACAGCCCCATGGTCAACCCTGCCAGTGGCAGAGGAAGTTCTCTCGAAGGCACTCTGTACAACTGGAAGACATGGGCCACAGCGGGAGCACAGAGGAATACATTTATATCCTGTAA
- the LOC134098681 gene encoding phosphatidylinositol 4-phosphate 5-kinase type-1 alpha-like produces the protein MSIPNASVSDELLKDFEEIQCSTQTVHFARQTETRNVSPIFDKESLSSDKDTENDRTSDRLDKVTLVLAALQIENTKLWLRLEELYCEIDTLHSENNKLRDEVKSQWEAFHETLGLSNPAPIKKIIGHRGIDVTGETTYKKTTASALEGAIHLGIAYTVQAASRMDQREVLVQDFEVVESIFFPRKGSKWTPPHHYKDFNFTIYAPFGFCYFREKFDIHSDDYKDSLCNALIELSNSGASGSLFYLSSDDKFIIKTVQCKETEFLQRMLPGYYNTLLRNRHTLLPKFYGLYSVHIGGKNIHLVVMNNLLPTTLPIHLKYDLKGSTYRRQASRDECARPVPTYKDLDFMRDLPDGLLVEAGHYDVLRSTIHEDCLLLQSFRIMDYSLLVAVHKIQQGMEDSSPFMFDHSIGVIPVTTCKGEKMLVFAGIIDILQSYRCPSSIDCADISS, from the exons ATGAGCATTCCAAATGCTTCAGTGTCAGACGAGTTACTGAAAGATTTTGAAGAGATCCAGTGCAGCACCCAGACTGTGCATTTTGCCCGTCAGACAGAGACTAGAAACGTCAGTCCCATCTTTGACAAAGAGAGTTTATCTTCCGATAAAGACACAGAGAATGACAGGACCTCAGACAGACTTGACAAAGTGACTTTAGTGCTGGCTGCTCTCCAAATAGAGAACACTAAACTTTGGTTGAGACTTGAGGAGCTGTATTGTGAGATTGATACGCTCCACAGTGAAAACAATAAACTCCGAGATGAGGTTAAAAGTCAGTGGGAAGCATTCCATGAG ACATTGGGATTGTCTAATCCTGCCCCAATCAAGAAAATTATTGGCCATAGAGGCATTGATGTAACAGGAGAGACCACCTATAAAAAG ACGACAGCCTCGGCCCTTGAGGGTGCTATCCACCTGGGCATTGCCTACACAGTGCAAGCAGCAAGTCGCATGGATCAGAGAGAAGTGCTGGTCCAGGACTTTGAGGTGGTGGAAAGCATATTTTTTCCCAG AAAAGGTAGTAAATGGACTCCACCTCACCACTATAAAGACTTCAATTTTACAATCTACGCACCATTTGGTTTTTGCTATTTCAGAGAGAAATTTGACATTCATTCTGATGACTACAAG GATTCTCTTTGTAACGCACTGATAGAGCTGTCAAACTCTGGAGCAAGCGGCTCATTGTTCTACCTATCCTCTGATGACAAATTCATCATTAAAACAGTGCAGTGCAAAGAGACAGAGTTTCTGCAGAGAATGTTGCCTGGGTACTACAAT ACCCTGCTGCGCAACAGGCACACCCTCCTGCCCAAGTTCTACGGCCTCTACAGTGTGCATATCGGCGGTAAGAATATACACCTCGTGGTAATGAACAACCTCCTGCCTACAACTCTGCCAATTCACCTCAAGTATGACCTCAAGGGCTCCACCTACAGACGGCAAGCATCACGGGACGAGTGCGCCAGGCCCGTGCCCACTTACAAGGACCTGGACTTCATGAGGGACTTACCCGATGGGCTGCTCGTGGAGGCTGGCCATTATGATGTCCTCAGGAGCACCATCCACGAGGACTGTCTG CTTCTGCAAAGCTTTAGAATCATGGACTACAGCCTGCTGGTGGCGGTCCACAAAATACAGCAGGGAATGGAGGACTCCTCTCCATTCATGTTTGATCACAG CATTGGAGTCATCCCAGTGACCACATGCAAGGGTGAGAAGATGTTGGTCTTTGCTGGTATCATTGACATCCTGCAATCCTACAGGTGCCCCTCTTCTATTGATTGTGCTGACATTTCATCTTAA